A region of the Calditrichota bacterium genome:
ACCGGCCCTGGCTGATCAAGACGACCGCCCAGAAGCCGAAGAAGAGGTTGCCAAAGGTGATGAGATTGGGCCAGAAAGCCCGGCTATTGCGCATCCTTGAAGACTCCTATAACAGTCTCACCCGCTGCCACCCGGTCACCCACCGCGACCCGAATGGCAACGTTATCCGGCAAGTGCAGATCAACCCTTGAGCCGAACTTGATCATCCCGACTCGCTCGCCGGAATTGAGCGAATCGCCCGGTTTCGGATGAAAGACAATCCTTCGCGCCAGAAAGCCGGCAATCTGCGAAAAGGCGATCCGGCCCGAGGCAGTCTCCATCGCAATCATCGTCCGCTCGTTTTCACGGGAGGCCTCTTCTTTGAAAGCCGAAAGGAACTTCCCGTCGAAGTGCTCGACCGAGACCACCTTCCCGGCGGCGGGCGCCCGGTTGACATGGACATTGATCGGCGACATAAAGATGGAAACCCGCTTACCCGGCGGGTCGAGCGGGCTTCGCGGCGCCGGTCCGACCGAGATGATCTTCCCGTCCGCCGGCGACAGGATCAGTTCGGATCCACGCGGAGGCACCCGCTCGGGATCCCGAAAGAACTGCACCACCGCCAGGAACCAGAGCACCGCCAGCGCCGGCAGGAAGAGCAACCTCCCCCCATCGACCAGCAATGACGCCACGACCGCGACGAGCACCAGTGCAGCGCTCGCCGCGATAATCCCCGCGCCTTCCGGTGCCAGCCTCATTCCTCCCCTCCGGCAGGCACCTTAAGCAATCCGCTCAAGGACTTCCTGATAAGCCTTCTCGACTCCGCCGAGGTCGAACCGGAAGCGGTCCTTATCGAGTTTCTTGCTCGTCTTCTTGTCCCAGATGCGGCAGGTGTCAGGCGAGATCTCATCGGCAAGGATCAGTTCGCTGCCATGCCGGCCGAATTCCAGTTTGAAATCGACCAACACCAGACCGCGACGCTCGAAAAAAGACCTCAGCACCGCGTTGATCTTGGCCGTCAATCTGAAGATCGAGCGAACCTCCTCCTGTTTGGCGATGCCCATGGCAAAGGCATGATGCTCGTTAATGAGTGGGTCGTGGAGCGCGTCGTCCTTCAGGTAGAGTTCGAAGATCGGGTAGTTGAGCACCTGCCCTTCGTCAAGACCGAGTCGCTTC
Encoded here:
- a CDS encoding phosphatidylserine decarboxylase family protein; this encodes MRLAPEGAGIIAASAALVLVAVVASLLVDGGRLLFLPALAVLWFLAVVQFFRDPERVPPRGSELILSPADGKIISVGPAPRSPLDPPGKRVSIFMSPINVHVNRAPAAGKVVSVEHFDGKFLSAFKEEASRENERTMIAMETASGRIAFSQIAGFLARRIVFHPKPGDSLNSGERVGMIKFGSRVDLHLPDNVAIRVAVGDRVAAGETVIGVFKDAQ
- a CDS encoding phosphoribosylaminoimidazolesuccinocarboxamide synthase, whose product is MDKKDLLYEGKAKKVWSTSEPDQVIVQFKDDATAFDGTKKGQIKGKGEVNCAMSDILFTYLESYHVPTHFIRRLGPVEFLARHVEIVKIEAVMRNIAAGSLVKRLGLDEGQVLNYPIFELYLKDDALHDPLINEHHAFAMGIAKQEEVRSIFRLTAKINAVLRSFFERRGLVLVDFKLEFGRHGSELILADEISPDTCRIWDKKTSKKLDKDRFRFDLGGVEKAYQEVLERIA